A stretch of Porites lutea chromosome 5, jaPorLute2.1, whole genome shotgun sequence DNA encodes these proteins:
- the LOC140937348 gene encoding UDP-glucuronosyltransferase 2A1-like, producing MSALLIILLLFSMLGCSEGATIVMLPAIGKSHFLVFERLAEVLTDRGYEVQILVGDTERYAASHRYVRMFKTPEVFFQIMLTRRGPKKGLDVITEMANVAQLKALYCEGVLNNKDILNEVQTASLIIGSGLYMCSSLVASKFSLPHVVILLETLSLPTMHAFGVPLPPSFVPQFKSTLTDEMTVIHRVKNLYHWILVYWAFHHGMVPQFNDLKKRYNVAPNRSTYEVLGTVDLIISQKPFILEYPRPLLPNTKVVGPLVAAPAKPLPAEFEEFMQNTGDEGVILVSFGTILGNVEEKKLALLANALSRVPQKVLWKLQKEKTQVSLSDNVKVASWLPQNDILGHSSTRLFINHGGVHGVLEAVFHGVPMICAPFFGDQYDNAHEAKAKGFAEIVDLDTITVDQLVDVIGRVLANQSYRESAARLSEFIKLLPRSPLQETADWIEYTQAVGGLQHLRMRGLDLPFYKLYLLDILLVLLLITLFILLSLKYFLTKCVVGIVMRTSGTGREKTRPYKMD from the exons ATGTCCGCTCTGTTGATTATTCTCCTCCTGTTCTCCATGTTAGGGTGTAGTGAAGGAGCTACGATTGTAATGCTTCCTGCTATTGGCAAAAGTCATTTTCTAGTATTTGAAAGACTCGCTGAGGTGCTAACAGATAGAGGATACGAG GTTCAAATACTTGTAGGGGACACTGAGAGGTATGCTGCAAGTCATAGATATGTCCGGATGTTCAAAACACCTGAAGTGTTTTTTCAGATCATGTTGACTCGCCGTGGGCCAAAGAAAGGTCTTGATGTGATAACAGAGATGGCAAATGTTGCACAGTTGAAAGCCCTTTACTGCGAGGgtgttttaaataacaaagataTCTTAAACGAGGTACAAACTGCTTCGCTCATCATCGGTAGTGGATTATACATGTGCTCATCTTTGGTTGCTAGCAAATTCTCCCTGCCACATGTCGTCATTCTCTTAGAAACTCTCAGCCTTCCCACAATGCATGCCTTTGGTGTACCGTTACCACCCTCTTTCGTCCCCCAGTTCAAGTCAACCTTAACAGATGAAATGACTGTTATTCATCGAGTGAAAAACCTTTATCACTGGATTCTTGTCTACTGGGCATTTCATCATGGCATGGTTCCTCAATTTAATGATCTAAAGAAGAGGTATAATGTTGCACCAAATAGAAGTACTTATGAAGTACTTGGCACGGTTGATTTGATCATATCACAGAAGCCCTTTATTCTAGAGTATCCAAGACCTCTCTTACCTA ATACTAAAGTTGTGGGTCCACTTGTAGCAGCACCTGCCAAGCCATTGCCCGCCGAATTTGAAGAGTTTATGCAGAATACCGGGGACGAGGGTGTCATTCTCGTATCATTTGGAACCATATTGGGAAATgttgaagagaaaaaactggCGTTGCTGGCAAATGCCTTGTCCAGAGTGCCTCAAAAGGTTTTATGGAAACTTCAAAAGG AGAAAACACAGGTTTCTTTAAGCGACAACGTTAAGGTGGCATCATGGTTACCGCAAAACGACATCCTCGGTCACAGCAGCACCAGGCTCTTTATCAACCACGGCGGTGTACACGGTGTATTGGAGGCAGTTTTTCACGGCGTCCCTATGATCTGCGCGCCGTTCTTTGGGGACCAGTACGACAACGCGCACGAGGCAAAAGCTAAGGGATTTGCAGAGATTGTCGACTTGGACACAATCACAGTAGACCAGCTAGTGGATGTTATTGGCCGAGTTTTGGCAAACCAAAG TTACCGTGAGTCCGCAGCTCGTCTGTCTGAGTTCATCAAGCTTTTACCTCGTTCTCCTCTGCAAGAAACCGCTGACTGGATAGAATACACGCAGGCTGTGGGTGGTTTACAGCACCTCCGCATGCGGGGTTTGGACTTACCTTTCTACAAGCTTTACTTGCTTGACATCCTGTTAGTTCTACTATTAATTACTCTGTTCATATTATTaagtttgaaatattttcttactAAATGTGTTGTTGGAATTGTTATGAGAACATCGGGAACCGGAAGAGAAAAGACAAGGCCCTACAAGATGGATTAG